agccggcGGATGGTGATACTCAGGACGCGGAAACCGATGTCTCGAACTATGGCAGTGGAAGTTGTCGCCTCTCGTCTGAGGTGCCACCAACGTTTGCCATTTCCCTTCCCGAATTCGAGAGCATTAAGCAGGCTAACCAGGATCTGCTAAAGGAAATCGACTCGCTGCACAGTCGCACGGTGGAAACGGAAAAGCTCTTCATCAGCAAGCACAAAATTCTGGAGAAGCAGATTGCCGAGAAATCGGTGGCGGCCAAGGCGGAACTTCCTCAGGATAGCATCTATCAGGCCTGCCATGCGGCCATTGATCTTCTGAAGAATTGGCCGGGCGAGTCAGTGCGACTGAATTTTCTGGCCACCTGCCTGGAGCCCTTGCTCCGGAATGATGTGGTCACCAGTTTGCAGATATCCGAGTTGGATCTCAGTTTGGAGAATACTCTAAATGGCATGGTTATACAGGCCTGCTCGCGAAGGGAGGAAAGTGTGCGCATGCTATATAATGCTATTATGGTGCACGACAAGGACGACTTGAAGAAAAAGGAGGACAAATGGCGCCGATTGCAGGAATCCACTATGCTGGAGCGCCAACGATTGCGGGCTCTATCCGAGGATTTGAAACGCCGCGAGGACCTCATTTGGAGGTTCCAGGCCGTTGCCACGCTCGCCATTTCAGGACGTCCCTCCGATGACCAGCGCAGTCCCAGCTCCTCAACGTGTGAGTCGTGTCAGAAAGAAAAGGCAATCGGAAAAGGACTCATAGATCCCATAAGCAGGAACAGCAAAAGTGGAAAACCCAAAAGTTTTGTAGATTTGGAAAACTTATCCGACGTACTGAGCGATCTGTCCACAGAATAATCCTCGAAACCCGCTGCCAAGcacacatttttatatatattttttattttcttgttggCATCAATAAATCGTTGAGTTGCTTTTAAAACTTACGCCCCTCTCACTTTTCACCGCCTGCGCCCCTGTCAACTGCAAAACTTTTAATGTAGTTTTAATTTTCTCGTAATCACGAAGGGAAGTTGGCTGTAGTCCTGGAAAGTCTGCAATCATCTACGCACTTACACCGTAAACTAAGTTTTGTacatcaattttaaaaatagttttgtaaTATTCACTTGAGGAAATCGCAAGATGACATAAATTGCATTATTGTAAGTTCAAAGCACAGACTAGGACAACTAAGTTGCACATTTTCGTCTTACTTTTTGCTCAGTGTAGTGACCATTTCCTCGTCCTGCGAGGATGGGAAAAGAAAACGCCGTCAGAAACAACAAAGTAGGaagagcagcaacagcttTGTTCGTAATTAGTTTTTAAGCGCTTCGAAAGAGTATGTGAAGGCGGATATATATATCCTAAGTGGACCCAAATagggtgtgtgcgtgtgtgtgggtgtgttgtGGCCATGGTTATGACAACATGCAGCTAAGCACTTCTTAACGATGGCTGACTGCCGATAATGGCCTTTTGCCAAAGCAAGTGCAATTGATTTTCTTGGCAGCGaacataaatttcaaaacaataaattgtttttaatgccATAGTTTTACGCAGTTTTTGTTCTGTTtgtaaaacaaagaaaatatgcctgttaatgattttaaatttcatatttcacaAAGTTAAACTTTGAACATTATAGCGCCTTAAGAAACCGTATAAATTTCCAAAATTTGATAAAGCCAACATATCTGGCCATGCTTACGCTTAagaacatacatacataatagTTTTTCTTTGCCGCAGTTCCAAAATTCAACCATTCATTTTCCAAGAAAGCCAGGAAAAAGTTGCAAGCAGTCGAGAAAAAGTTGTCAAGGAAAATGCAGTGCCTCTGCAATTTCCCAACTTTTCGCCAGTCCATCTTTCCCGACTGCACCCTGACAATAGCTCAAAATATGTTGCGCCAACTGTCGAAGCAGCCGGAACAGAGGGGACCCAAATGTAAGTGTGCGAAAAAGTTTCCGCATGGCTTTAATGATGCGTGCAGACAAGCCAAAGTTTGGTTGGCCAACATGGAGAAAATGGAGAAAATTTTGAGGAAGTGACGGAAGACGGAAGCCGAGCGTTTACATTAGTGGCATAAAATTAATGATAAATTTCGTGGGCTTATGCGGATGCACTGTTCCGTGGCGGACAATTTCCTGCCAGCGAGAGCGAAGTTCGCAAACAATTATGGCCAGAAGTAAGggaatatttgtataaaactAAGGCCGGGAGGAACATAGCATCTGTGACCGCCGGTAAAAGCTGCATTTTTGCAGCACTAAAGCGACTCCGGCAGAACCATTACGGCGGAATGTGTATTGCCCACTGGAGATGCCGCAGTGCAATGCTGTAGCTACTGTTGCCGGTGGTGTTTATCACTTGCAGCCAGCAACGACGACGCTTAATGGCTTCCTGCCCGGACAGTTTGCATCTGGGCGGGGCATAACACTTCGGGGACTCCCATACCGGGCTCGCAATAGGACACATCTGCAGCCAAACCATTCCTTAATAAGTTACATCTGTACATTTGCGTTGATTGCGTTGTTCTTATTTTCCCGTATATATTTACACTTGGTTGGTCTCTCGGGGAAGCTCTTTACCGGCGCTATGATGTCGCTTGGCAAACGTTTCGCCCACTATCAATGGAAAGACCAAGCTAGCCTCGGCATAGACCTTAACAGGGGTGGCATCCTTCCTGATCTTGCCCCAGGATATGGCCTCATCAGGACGAGCGCCGCTATCGCTGCCGTCAAACTCCGAGGCGGTATTAATGAACACGGAATAATCCGCTCCATTCCGCATCAAATTGGCATTACATATGTGATGCTTGATGACACCGCCGCCTACGATGATCATCCCACTGTTGACCGCCTTAACAGCCATTGTGTTAAGTCGTCGCAGATCGGATAGAATGTCCACCACGAGACCAGGTTGTCGAAAGGAGTGAAAATACATCATGTCGCCCAAACTGCCATCCGTCAAGGCGGGACAAAACACTggtatttgatttttggctGCCCAATAGTAGATGGAACTGGGATCGTCGATGCGATTGCCCAACCGATCAATAATCTTTGAAGGCGACCAGACAGTTCCCTGGGATttctgctcctccagcatCTCGTCAAGCAACGGCATCACCCAGTCCTCGAACTTGCAATAATTATCGTTCGGCACCAGCAGGTTGCCAATCCTGTTGATTCCCCGCTCGCGGAGATCCTTGCCGCTCAGCTCAAATGAACCCATGAACGTGGGAGCTAAGCACTTGATGAAGTCCTCCTCGACGCCGCCGGCTGTGGTCACAATGCAGTCGATCATACGATGCTCGGCCAGAAAGCGAATGGTCTCTCGCAGGCCCGATGAAACCAAATTGGATGTGTAGCCCAGAAATACGGTGCACTTGCTCCTTCGACGGATGAAGTCATCTGTTTCATGGCTGTCCATTTGATCCGCTTCCAATGGCTGGTCCCTGCAATCCAGCTGCCAGTGTCAGGGACTTGTAACATATCGGAGTTGAGTATTTAAGTTACTAACTAACCATTCTGTTGATTTCCCGAATGGCCAGGCCGAGATTTGTGGCTTGAAATCCGGTGTTCACATAGGACTCGAAGAGCTTACTGTAGTTTAGCCCTTTGTTGAAATCGTAGCCACTGACTTGGGGCGTGTTCTCCGCCAGAGCCTCGCTGCGCTTCAGCACTGCATCCTTGGCCACCGCTGGCTCCGTCGACATGGTCAGAAATTCttgaaattcaaaataaacagcTCAAAGGGAGCCAAATCTTGCTCTTTATCAACATGTGCTGGTTATGGTAGCCCTGGTTTCCGATAGAGATGGCGGTAACAAAGTAGCTAACTAGTTGCAGAAGGCCAATGATGTAgccaaatatttgaaaaaatactttttatttttatttatttatttatttattttatttatttccaaataaataactattgtcgatatttttcaaattaaacaaGTTATAACATACTAATAATAGATTTTAATGAGCCTTGCAAATCACCAGACTTAGCTTGAATACCGCTGAATACGAAATCCGCTTACCAGCACTAAGTAACAATCGGCCAGACTGTTATCGGGTGCAACCATCGATTACTCACACATATCGCTTGGCAGAAAcaaggaaaggaaagaaagTAAAGTGACTTTTAACATCAGATCTATTGTAAACGGTAGGCCAATCATTCAGAGAAACAATTGCCTGAAAACCATTGACATTTCAAACAATTCACCCTGTCCCATAATCAACAATAGGCAAAAAACGATACTTTCGAGCGCAGCCAAACGCAGAAGACGAAACGCCAGCGAGACGAGGACGCCAAGATGATTAAACTATTCACGCTTAAGCAGCAGAAGAAAGACGGCGAGCAAAAGGGCAGTCAGCAGAAGAAAGCGTCCGCCGCCCAGCTGCGCATACAGAAAGGTAGATATCCAGCAACTGGTATGGCCAACATGATCTTATTACTTATCTTTCATCCTCCCCAGATATTAACGAACTGAACCTGCCAAACACTTGCGCCACAGACTTTCCCGATCCCGATGACTTGCTCAACTTCAAGCTTATCATCTCGCCCGATGAGGGTTTCTACAGAGACGGGCGCTTCGTGTTCAATTTCCGCGTCGGATCCAACTATCCGCACGAGCCGCCCAAGGTGAAGTGCGCCACCCAGGTATACCATCCCAATATCGACCTGGAGGGCAACGTCTGCCTCAACATTCTGCGCGAGGACTGGAACCCAGTGCTGAACATCAACTCCATCGTCTATGGCTTGCAGTTTCTGTTCTTGGTTTGTATTTACCATTGGAAATTGTCCAGATTTGCCCTCTTTAGGAGgctatacttttttttttttccataatgTGCCGTGATCAACAGCTAAAGGTTTAATGTTCAGATAGCTGGTTACACAAACCGACAGTCTTACTAACCCAAATCAACTGCTTGCAGGAACCCAATCCCGAGGATCCGCTCAACAAGGAGGCGGCCGACGTCCTGCAGACCAATCGCCGTCAGTTCGAGAGCAATGTAAAGAAGGCGATGCGCGGAGGCTGTGTGGGCGAGACCTACTTCGAGTGTTGTCTGCTCAAGTGATATAGGGAATCCCAAGGTCTCTTACTTTAAGCCTGTCCATACACACCTCCCAACACCCGCTAACTGAAGAAGATGATGCAAACACAGACGAACATCGGCGACAACAAATTATTGTAATAAACGAAAGCAAAATCCACAGCGTGCGAAGAAGAAGCCGAGTCAAGTCACCAATTTCTAGTTTTTAATACAATTCATTTA
This portion of the Drosophila santomea strain STO CAGO 1482 chromosome 3L, Prin_Dsan_1.1, whole genome shotgun sequence genome encodes:
- the LOC120448199 gene encoding nedd8-conjugating enzyme UbcE2M, which translates into the protein MIKLFTLKQQKKDGEQKGSQQKKASAAQLRIQKDINELNLPNTCATDFPDPDDLLNFKLIISPDEGFYRDGRFVFNFRVGSNYPHEPPKVKCATQVYHPNIDLEGNVCLNILREDWNPVLNINSIVYGLQFLFLEPNPEDPLNKEAADVLQTNRRQFESNVKKAMRGGCVGETYFECCLLK
- the LOC120448518 gene encoding uncharacterized protein LOC120448518 — protein: MSDLSEFALDRHFASQLRNLQSYSKEHPVSQEDHDISQRWMPHFQEAKGLDKFARNCMLLMMFNQLRDLGHLSKPFTELENLSRSMDDLLNEYHGPMTAEEQQQPADGDTQDAETDVSNYGSGSCRLSSEVPPTFAISLPEFESIKQANQDLLKEIDSLHSRTVETEKLFISKHKILEKQIAEKSVAAKAELPQDSIYQACHAAIDLLKNWPGESVRLNFLATCLEPLLRNDVVTSLQISELDLSLENTLNGMVIQACSRREESVRMLYNAIMVHDKDDLKKKEDKWRRLQESTMLERQRLRALSEDLKRREDLIWRFQAVATLAISGRPSDDQRSPSSSTCESCQKEKAIGKGLIDPISRNSKSGKPKSFVDLENLSDVLSDLSTE
- the LOC120448523 gene encoding probable deoxyhypusine synthase isoform X2, with amino-acid sequence MSTEPAVAKDAVLKRSEALAENTPQVSGYDFNKGLNYSKLFESYVNTGFQATNLGLAIREINRMGPAIGSGSNGQP
- the LOC120448523 gene encoding probable deoxyhypusine synthase isoform X1, translating into MSTEPAVAKDAVLKRSEALAENTPQVSGYDFNKGLNYSKLFESYVNTGFQATNLGLAIREINRMLDCRDQPLEADQMDSHETDDFIRRRSKCTVFLGYTSNLVSSGLRETIRFLAEHRMIDCIVTTAGGVEEDFIKCLAPTFMGSFELSGKDLRERGINRIGNLLVPNDNYCKFEDWVMPLLDEMLEEQKSQGTVWSPSKIIDRLGNRIDDPSSIYYWAAKNQIPVFCPALTDGSLGDMMYFHSFRQPGLVVDILSDLRRLNTMAVKAVNSGMIIVGGGVIKHHICNANLMRNGADYSVFINTASEFDGSDSGARPDEAISWGKIRKDATPVKVYAEASLVFPLIVGETFAKRHHSAGKELPRETNQV